In the Streptomyces sp. BHT-5-2 genome, one interval contains:
- a CDS encoding ferredoxin, with protein sequence MRVSADRTVCVGAGLCALTAPGVFDQDDDGIVTVLEAAPAGDDGTAAREAGLLCPSRALRVVEAEVGAASEA encoded by the coding sequence ATGCGGGTGAGTGCCGACCGGACGGTCTGCGTGGGCGCCGGGCTGTGCGCGCTGACCGCGCCCGGCGTGTTCGACCAGGACGACGACGGGATCGTCACGGTGCTGGAAGCCGCCCCCGCCGGCGACGACGGCACGGCGGCGCGCGAGGCCGGCCTGCTCTGCCCGTCCCGCGCCCTCCGCGTCGTCGAGGCGGAGGTCGGGGCGGCGTCGGAGGCGTAG
- a CDS encoding Gfo/Idh/MocA family oxidoreductase, with protein MRLSSSTQQEPNGPQEHDGRQELREFQAPEAQETSRTAEELRLAVVGLGMRGTLGRHVADRRLRARVVAVCDPVAARREGSREPYPEAERHADHRRLLDAGLDGVILTTPDDTHEQLAVDFLTAGVAVFVDKPLAITTAGCDRVLETARRTGTRLYVGHNMRHMPVVRTMRELVRKGVIGEVKAVWCRHFVGHGGDFYFKDWHADRRRTTGLLLQKGAHDLDVIHWLADGYTVRTQAMGGLTVYGDITARGGQGERTLTEWFDPENNWPPTSLTGLNDVVDVEDLSMMTMRLDNGVFATYEQCHYTPDYWRNYTVIGTHGRLENFGDTDGAVVKVWNGRRSGYRADADLVVEVPPGEGGHGGADPRLVAEFVDFVREGGQTLTSPVAARQAVAAGCAATASLRADGVPVNVPALSQELVDHFSTNSRGM; from the coding sequence ATGAGGTTGTCCAGTAGCACCCAGCAGGAACCGAACGGCCCTCAAGAGCACGATGGCCGACAGGAGTTGAGGGAATTCCAGGCGCCTGAGGCTCAGGAGACGTCACGGACCGCGGAGGAGCTGCGGCTCGCGGTGGTGGGGCTCGGGATGCGCGGGACGCTCGGCAGGCATGTCGCCGACCGGCGGCTGCGGGCGCGGGTGGTGGCGGTGTGCGACCCGGTCGCGGCTCGCCGGGAAGGCAGCCGGGAACCGTACCCGGAGGCCGAGCGGCACGCCGACCACCGCCGGTTGCTCGATGCCGGGCTGGACGGGGTGATCCTGACGACGCCGGACGACACCCACGAGCAGTTGGCCGTCGACTTCCTGACGGCCGGCGTCGCGGTGTTCGTCGACAAGCCGCTGGCGATCACCACCGCCGGATGCGACCGCGTACTGGAGACGGCGCGACGCACCGGCACCCGGCTCTACGTCGGCCACAACATGCGCCACATGCCGGTCGTCCGCACCATGCGCGAGCTGGTCCGCAAGGGCGTGATCGGCGAGGTGAAGGCCGTCTGGTGCCGTCATTTCGTCGGCCACGGCGGGGACTTCTACTTCAAGGACTGGCACGCCGACCGCCGCCGGACCACCGGTCTGCTGCTGCAGAAGGGGGCGCACGACCTCGATGTGATCCACTGGCTGGCCGACGGCTACACCGTGCGGACCCAGGCGATGGGCGGGCTGACCGTCTACGGCGACATCACCGCGCGCGGCGGGCAGGGCGAGCGGACGCTGACCGAGTGGTTCGACCCGGAGAACAACTGGCCGCCCACGTCCCTGACCGGCCTGAACGACGTGGTCGACGTCGAGGACCTGTCGATGATGACCATGCGCCTGGACAACGGGGTGTTCGCCACGTACGAGCAGTGCCACTACACACCCGACTACTGGCGCAACTACACCGTCATCGGCACCCACGGGCGGCTGGAGAACTTCGGCGACACCGACGGGGCGGTGGTCAAGGTGTGGAACGGCCGGCGCAGCGGCTATCGCGCGGACGCCGATCTGGTCGTCGAGGTGCCCCCGGGCGAGGGCGGGCACGGCGGGGCCGACCCGCGACTGGTGGCCGAATTCGTGGACTTCGTACGCGAGGGCGGGCAGACGCTCACCTCACCGGTGGCGGCCCGGCAGGCGGTGGCGGCCGGCTGCGCCGCCACCGCGTCGCTGCGCGCCGACGGCGTGCCCGTCAATGTGCCCGCATTGTCACAGGAGTTGGTCGACCATTTCTCCACCAATAGCCGGGGAATGTGA
- a CDS encoding SDR family oxidoreductase: protein MTTNRPLDGKTALVTGGSRGIGRAIAERLGRDGAVVALTYARDQAAADETVARIRKDGGRAVALHAPLGERGDAAALWSAFDARIAEHAPGTGPAVDIIVNNAGIGMLSALPALTEDDFDRVFAVNVRAPFFVVREGLTRLRDGGRIINVSSGAGRLAMPVAIAYGATKAALDNFTLNLAQELGGRGITANAVAPGIIDTDVNADWLRGNPAAEADAAARAALGRVGRPDDVADIVAFLASHDSRWITGKVLDATGGVRL from the coding sequence ATGACCACCAACCGCCCGCTCGACGGGAAGACCGCACTGGTGACCGGGGGCAGCCGGGGCATCGGCCGGGCCATCGCCGAACGCCTCGGGCGCGACGGCGCCGTGGTCGCCCTGACCTACGCCCGCGACCAGGCCGCGGCGGACGAGACGGTCGCCCGCATCCGCAAGGACGGCGGCCGGGCGGTCGCGCTGCACGCCCCGCTCGGCGAGCGCGGCGATGCCGCAGCGCTGTGGTCGGCCTTCGACGCACGGATCGCGGAACACGCGCCCGGGACGGGCCCGGCGGTCGACATCATCGTCAACAACGCCGGCATCGGCATGCTGTCGGCGCTTCCCGCACTGACCGAGGACGACTTCGACAGGGTCTTCGCGGTGAACGTCCGCGCGCCGTTCTTCGTCGTCCGAGAAGGGCTCACGCGGCTGCGCGACGGCGGCCGGATCATCAACGTCTCCAGTGGCGCGGGCCGCCTCGCCATGCCCGTGGCCATCGCCTACGGAGCCACCAAGGCCGCCCTTGACAACTTCACCCTCAACCTGGCCCAGGAACTGGGCGGCCGGGGCATCACGGCGAACGCGGTCGCCCCGGGGATCATCGACACCGACGTCAACGCCGACTGGCTGCGCGGCAATCCGGCGGCGGAGGCGGATGCGGCCGCCCGCGCCGCGCTCGGCCGGGTCGGCCGGCCGGACGACGTCGCCGACATCGTCGCGTTCCTCGCCTCGCACGACTCCCGCTGGATCACCGGCAAGGTCCTCGACGCGACCGGCGGCGTCAGGCTCTGA
- a CDS encoding DUF2264 domain-containing protein, whose translation MSRTSGTGPALPPEDRTLSPFTGYVRTHWLALADRLLTDAHRFASPSGARLVLPGRPSSSGTDSDQLEGFARTFLLLAFRTAGCQGRAPAGLLQRYAEGIGAGTDPRHPEAWPALGQECRQTLVEACSLALGLHLTRPWLWDRLPDGVRQRVVEWLQGAWGLRIPDNNWHMFRVIVGEFLASVGAAHDRAAMDDDLARIEAFHVGDGWYRDGGDARTADNFDHYNGWALHTYPLLWSLMAGERATDRTVLKARLRRFLADYALFFGADGAPVHQGRSLIYRFAAAAAPWLGALVDATPLGPGQTRRLASGALRHFTDRGFRDRNGIPTLGWYGPYPPLVQGYSGPASPYWLAKAFLGLLLPADHPCWTEPEEPLPVERGDRIQALPVPGFVLSATRADGVVRLVNHGSDNYATADHGGPDQARDARAPGSYPAVRTAGDPLYSRFAYSTATGPCHVADGSRRLLADNHVALHHPELGLSRRTRIHRLHVHDHYAASWHQPAWDQPAWHGSAWHRSAGHRPARHQADRRGGPDPEARIETASVVRGAFELRVHLVDAPAYLPLHDSGWQLAGERPPRVRTVGNRAEAATDGGLTSTFVSLAGHPHLDVATAEGTGAFGRHTAVPYATGRRATDRSVHVALVGLTGYGADPEPPAVRCAVEGTTVIVCFPGGTWVLVALGAEPARSPVVGGVPLSGPVRYARISPEEEPVIVRDRVPGSPCAQR comes from the coding sequence ATGTCGCGCACGAGCGGGACCGGACCGGCACTGCCGCCCGAGGACCGTACGCTCTCGCCCTTCACGGGATACGTCCGCACGCACTGGCTGGCCCTCGCCGACCGGCTGCTGACGGACGCGCACCGGTTCGCCTCGCCCTCCGGCGCACGCCTCGTGCTGCCCGGCAGACCGTCGTCCTCCGGTACCGACTCCGACCAACTCGAAGGCTTCGCCCGTACCTTCCTCCTGCTGGCCTTCCGCACCGCGGGCTGCCAAGGACGGGCACCCGCCGGCCTGCTCCAGCGCTACGCGGAGGGCATCGGCGCCGGCACCGACCCACGGCATCCCGAGGCGTGGCCGGCGCTCGGCCAGGAGTGCCGGCAGACCCTCGTCGAGGCGTGCTCCCTGGCACTGGGGCTGCACCTGACGCGGCCGTGGTTGTGGGATCGCCTGCCGGACGGGGTGCGGCAACGGGTCGTCGAGTGGTTGCAGGGTGCCTGGGGCCTGCGGATCCCCGACAACAACTGGCACATGTTCCGGGTGATCGTCGGAGAGTTCCTGGCGAGTGTCGGAGCCGCCCACGACCGGGCCGCGATGGACGACGACCTGGCCCGTATCGAGGCGTTCCACGTCGGCGACGGCTGGTACCGCGACGGCGGCGACGCCCGCACCGCCGACAACTTCGACCACTACAACGGCTGGGCCCTGCACACCTACCCCCTCCTGTGGTCCCTGATGGCCGGCGAGCGTGCCACGGATCGAACGGTCCTCAAGGCACGACTGCGGCGCTTCCTCGCCGACTACGCGCTGTTCTTCGGCGCGGACGGCGCCCCCGTGCACCAGGGCCGCTCACTGATCTACCGGTTCGCGGCGGCCGCTGCCCCGTGGCTGGGCGCACTGGTGGACGCGACACCGCTCGGCCCGGGCCAGACCCGCCGGCTGGCCAGTGGTGCGCTGCGCCACTTCACCGACCGCGGATTCCGCGACCGGAACGGCATCCCCACCCTGGGCTGGTACGGGCCGTACCCGCCACTGGTGCAGGGTTACTCCGGCCCGGCCTCCCCGTACTGGCTCGCCAAGGCGTTCCTCGGCCTGCTGCTGCCGGCCGACCACCCGTGCTGGACGGAGCCGGAGGAACCGCTGCCCGTCGAACGAGGCGACCGGATCCAGGCACTGCCCGTACCCGGCTTCGTGCTCTCGGCGACCCGGGCGGACGGCGTGGTCCGGCTCGTCAACCACGGCAGCGACAACTACGCAACGGCCGACCACGGCGGTCCCGACCAGGCACGGGACGCCCGCGCGCCGGGCAGCTACCCGGCGGTCCGAACAGCCGGGGACCCGCTCTACTCACGGTTCGCCTACTCCACGGCGACCGGCCCGTGCCACGTCGCCGACGGTTCCCGCCGCCTCCTGGCCGACAACCATGTGGCGCTCCACCACCCCGAGCTCGGCCTGTCCCGCCGCACTCGCATCCACCGCCTGCACGTCCACGACCACTACGCCGCATCCTGGCACCAGCCTGCCTGGGATCAACCTGCCTGGCACGGATCTGCCTGGCATCGATCGGCCGGTCACCGTCCCGCTCGCCATCAGGCGGACCGGCGCGGCGGGCCGGACCCCGAGGCCCGGATCGAGACCGCGAGCGTGGTCCGGGGCGCGTTCGAACTGCGCGTCCACCTCGTCGACGCGCCGGCGTACCTGCCGCTGCACGACAGCGGGTGGCAGCTCGCTGGGGAGCGGCCACCGCGCGTCCGGACCGTCGGCAACCGGGCCGAAGCCGCCACCGACGGCGGTCTGACCAGTACATTCGTCTCCCTCGCCGGTCATCCGCACCTCGACGTGGCGACCGCGGAGGGCACCGGTGCCTTCGGTCGGCACACCGCCGTCCCGTATGCCACCGGCCGGCGCGCGACGGACCGGTCCGTGCATGTCGCCCTGGTCGGTCTCACCGGGTACGGTGCGGACCCCGAGCCTCCGGCCGTACGATGCGCCGTCGAGGGGACCACCGTCATCGTCTGCTTTCCCGGCGGCACTTGGGTGCTGGTGGCCCTCGGTGCGGAGCCGGCACGGTCGCCGGTGGTGGGCGGGGTGCCGCTGAGCGGGCCGGTGCGCTACGCCCGGATCTCCCCGGAAGAGGAGCCGGTGATCGTTCGCGACCGAGTGCCGGGGTCACCGTGTGCACAAAGGTAA
- a CDS encoding VOC family protein, which produces MASRVRHLTFDCSDAYRLGRFWAAVLDGALADDDAPGDPEALVTAQGSALLFLAVPEGKAVKNRLHVDLQPQDRSRDEEVARVLALGATLVADHRRPDGTGWVTLADPEGNEFCVERSAAERAQHP; this is translated from the coding sequence ATGGCATCTCGCGTGCGGCACCTCACCTTCGACTGCTCCGACGCCTACCGCCTGGGACGGTTCTGGGCCGCCGTCCTGGACGGCGCACTGGCCGACGACGACGCCCCGGGAGACCCCGAGGCGCTGGTCACCGCCCAGGGTTCGGCGCTGCTGTTCCTGGCGGTGCCGGAGGGCAAGGCCGTGAAGAACCGGCTGCATGTGGACCTCCAACCCCAGGACCGGTCGCGGGACGAGGAGGTGGCCCGCGTCCTCGCCCTGGGGGCCACGCTGGTGGCCGACCACCGCAGGCCCGACGGCACGGGCTGGGTGACCCTGGCCGACCCCGAGGGCAACGAGTTCTGCGTCGAACGCAGCGCCGCCGAGCGGGCGCAGCATCCCTGA
- a CDS encoding TetR/AcrR family transcriptional regulator has protein sequence MATLEELSETGYAELTMERVASRARTGKAALYRRWSSRAELVMDACRSTGLTAVEPPDTGALRSDVIELMRQLAAKVASPLGGILRGLLAEMTRDSDFAKLVRESVHTVGPVALRTVLERAVERGEIQPWVLDSRRATVATDLLRNQFLLFGTPVSDDVITDIVDDIYLPLILHPAPKRAGDGT, from the coding sequence ATGGCGACCCTGGAGGAGCTCAGTGAGACCGGCTATGCCGAGCTGACGATGGAGCGGGTGGCCAGTCGGGCCCGCACCGGCAAGGCCGCCCTCTACCGACGCTGGTCCAGCCGTGCCGAACTGGTCATGGACGCCTGCCGGTCGACCGGTCTGACCGCCGTCGAGCCGCCCGACACCGGCGCCCTGCGCTCGGACGTGATAGAGCTCATGCGGCAGCTCGCCGCCAAGGTGGCCAGCCCGCTCGGCGGCATCCTGCGCGGCCTGCTGGCCGAGATGACCCGCGACTCCGACTTCGCCAAACTCGTCCGGGAAAGCGTCCACACCGTCGGCCCGGTGGCCCTCCGGACCGTCCTGGAACGCGCGGTCGAACGCGGCGAGATCCAACCCTGGGTCCTGGACTCCCGGCGCGCCACGGTCGCCACCGACCTGCTGCGCAACCAGTTCCTGCTCTTCGGCACGCCCGTCTCCGACGACGTCATCACCGACATCGTCGACGACATCTACCTCCCCCTGATCCTGCATCCGGCCCCGAAGCGCGCGGGCGACGGCACCTAG
- a CDS encoding HAD family acid phosphatase, with translation MVMGKRAALVLGPVLGALLALPLSAQAAVRPDSLPSESEWLKDVAPVAASLQDYLKQRLAEGRSGEKPAVVLDIDNTSLATHYDRGKPVEAILKATEYAHEHGAAVLFASYRDPDEQDATKQELASAGYTVDGLCLKPHGDSPGKAQVKLGCRKKYESQGYTLVANVGNRSTDFDGGHYEKGFKLPDYDGQLS, from the coding sequence ATGGTCATGGGCAAAAGGGCCGCGCTCGTACTGGGGCCGGTGCTGGGCGCGTTGCTGGCGCTGCCGCTCTCCGCGCAGGCGGCCGTCCGCCCGGACTCGCTGCCGAGCGAGAGCGAGTGGCTCAAGGACGTCGCACCGGTCGCGGCGTCCCTCCAGGACTATCTGAAACAGCGTCTGGCCGAGGGAAGGAGCGGCGAGAAGCCTGCGGTCGTCCTGGACATCGACAACACCTCCCTGGCCACGCACTACGACCGGGGGAAGCCGGTCGAGGCGATCCTCAAGGCCACGGAGTACGCGCACGAGCACGGCGCGGCGGTGCTGTTCGCCTCGTACCGCGACCCCGACGAGCAGGACGCCACGAAGCAGGAACTCGCCTCGGCCGGCTACACCGTCGACGGCCTCTGCCTCAAGCCGCACGGCGACAGCCCAGGAAAGGCACAGGTCAAGCTCGGCTGCCGGAAGAAGTACGAGTCACAGGGCTACACCCTCGTCGCCAACGTCGGGAACCGCAGCACCGACTTCGACGGCGGGCACTACGAAAAGGGCTTCAAACTTCCCGACTACGACGGGCAGTTGAGCTGA
- a CDS encoding S8 family serine peptidase: MARITINGVTIDPLVQSAELAGEELVSEDASASNYLLVQTTHVPSPEEKSRLAALGVVIHEYVPDSTYLCGYRPSDLAAVRALPFVAWADVYLKGFKLAPSLRSGRMRPGVAVLAEPLEVAEPRTHTVDVVLHQDVDAGSTEVQERIAQAGGVGIGDIQPGRRKVRMTVPEENLTALTSLDDIRHVEEVPAMVLYNSVAGTLLHARISHNGTPFRGAGQVVAIADTGLDKGSPQDVHPAFHGRVKRLVALGRTGPDQTDDPDGHGTHVAGSVLGSGQSASMGGVIDGTAPEATLVLQSLLDDNGGLGGIPTDLQDLFGPPYAEDEARVHTNSWGPTQPGLPYNEQSAEIDQMVWDNKNLVICFAAGNAGRDLGRTGRISPASVSGPAAAKNCVTVGASESRRPDIALTYGQLSSFSFPVNPIHDDRQADNPAGMAAFSSRGPTQEGRFAPDVVAPGTSILSTHSRAAKFSTVFGVSDDPAFFFDSGTSMATPLVAGCLAVLRESLVKNGTPDPSAALMKALLINGADDLPGQYDPSEAGPSPNNNSGFGLVNLEQAIVLPDAGDHAGFTEGDALDQDGEHAFPLTVPQDGGHELKVTLVWTDPPGPALQNDLDLIVRAGGQERHGNMDTDPGFDRVNNIEQIRWPGIPNGDAEVVVRAHRITQFAQPYAVAWRFV, encoded by the coding sequence GTGGCTCGCATCACCATCAACGGCGTGACGATCGACCCCTTGGTCCAGTCCGCAGAGCTGGCCGGCGAAGAGCTGGTCTCCGAGGATGCTTCGGCATCGAACTATCTTCTTGTACAGACCACGCACGTGCCGTCCCCGGAGGAGAAGAGCCGGCTGGCGGCACTGGGCGTGGTCATCCACGAGTACGTACCGGACAGTACCTATCTGTGCGGATACCGGCCGTCCGATCTGGCGGCCGTTCGCGCCCTGCCGTTCGTCGCCTGGGCGGATGTCTATCTCAAGGGCTTCAAGCTCGCCCCCTCGCTGCGCTCGGGCCGGATGCGGCCGGGCGTCGCGGTGCTCGCCGAGCCGCTGGAGGTGGCGGAGCCCCGCACCCACACCGTCGATGTCGTCCTGCACCAGGACGTCGACGCCGGCTCCACCGAGGTGCAGGAGCGGATCGCGCAGGCCGGCGGGGTCGGCATCGGCGACATCCAGCCCGGACGCCGGAAGGTGCGGATGACGGTGCCGGAGGAGAACCTCACCGCGCTGACCTCCCTGGACGACATCCGGCACGTCGAGGAAGTCCCGGCGATGGTGCTGTACAACTCCGTCGCGGGGACGCTGCTGCACGCCCGGATCTCCCACAACGGCACCCCGTTCCGGGGCGCGGGGCAGGTGGTGGCCATCGCCGACACCGGCCTCGACAAGGGCTCCCCCCAGGACGTGCACCCGGCGTTCCACGGCCGGGTCAAGCGCCTGGTCGCCCTCGGCCGCACCGGCCCGGACCAGACCGACGATCCGGACGGCCACGGCACGCATGTGGCCGGTTCGGTCCTCGGCAGCGGCCAGTCCGCGTCGATGGGCGGCGTCATCGACGGCACCGCGCCCGAGGCCACGCTCGTGCTGCAGTCCCTGCTGGACGACAACGGCGGGCTGGGCGGCATCCCGACCGATCTTCAGGACCTGTTCGGGCCGCCGTACGCCGAGGACGAGGCCCGGGTCCACACCAACTCATGGGGCCCGACCCAGCCGGGGCTGCCCTACAACGAGCAGTCGGCGGAGATCGACCAGATGGTGTGGGACAACAAGAACCTCGTCATCTGCTTCGCCGCGGGCAACGCGGGGCGCGATCTGGGCCGGACCGGCCGGATCAGCCCGGCCTCCGTCAGCGGTCCGGCCGCGGCCAAGAACTGCGTCACCGTCGGCGCCAGTGAAAGCCGGCGCCCCGACATCGCGCTGACCTACGGCCAGTTGAGTTCGTTCTCCTTCCCGGTCAACCCGATCCACGACGACCGGCAGGCGGACAACCCCGCCGGCATGGCGGCGTTCAGCAGCCGGGGCCCCACGCAGGAGGGCCGCTTCGCTCCGGATGTCGTCGCCCCCGGCACGTCGATCCTGTCGACCCACTCGCGTGCGGCCAAATTCAGCACGGTGTTCGGGGTCTCCGACGATCCGGCGTTCTTCTTCGACAGCGGTACGAGCATGGCCACGCCGCTGGTCGCGGGCTGCCTGGCGGTACTGCGGGAATCCCTGGTGAAGAACGGCACCCCCGATCCGAGCGCGGCGCTGATGAAGGCCCTGCTGATCAACGGGGCGGACGACCTTCCGGGCCAGTACGACCCTTCCGAGGCCGGTCCTTCACCGAACAACAACTCCGGCTTCGGGCTGGTCAATCTGGAACAGGCCATCGTGCTGCCCGACGCCGGCGACCATGCGGGCTTCACCGAGGGCGACGCGCTGGACCAGGACGGGGAACACGCCTTCCCCCTCACCGTCCCGCAGGACGGCGGCCACGAGCTGAAGGTCACGCTGGTCTGGACGGACCCGCCCGGTCCCGCCCTGCAGAACGACCTTGACCTGATCGTCCGCGCGGGCGGGCAGGAACGCCACGGGAACATGGACACGGACCCCGGCTTCGACCGGGTCAACAACATCGAGCAGATCCGCTGGCCCGGCATCCCGAACGGGGACGCCGAGGTCGTCGTCCGTGCACATCGCATCACGCAGTTCGCCCAGCCGTACGCCGTGGCCTGGCGCTTCGTCTGA
- a CDS encoding cytochrome P450 — protein sequence MADIATTPQATEAPAFPSDRTCPYQLPQGYTELRDAPGPLHRVTLYDGRQAWVVTKHEAARKLLADPRLSSDRADVNFPATSPRFEIARENRPAFIAMDPPEHGVARRMTISEFTVKRIKGMRPEVEEIVHGFLDEMLASGSPADLVGRFALPVPSMVICRLLGVPYADHDFFQDASRRLVQATDVASASAARDDLRHYMDGLITAFQAEPGTGLVGSLVAEQLANGEIDREELISTALLLLVAGHETTASMTSLGVITLLEHPEQFAALRDDRRLVPGAVEELLRLLAIADIAGGRVATADIEIEGRLIRAGEGVIVVNSIANRDGTVYEDPDAFDVRRSARHHLAFGFGVHQCLGQNLARLELEVILNALMDRVPTLRLVTPADQLKLRPGTTIQGVNELLVTW from the coding sequence ATGGCCGATATCGCCACCACGCCCCAGGCAACCGAAGCGCCCGCCTTCCCGAGCGACCGAACCTGTCCGTACCAGTTACCGCAGGGCTACACAGAGCTGCGGGACGCCCCCGGCCCCCTGCACCGGGTGACCCTCTACGACGGCCGCCAGGCATGGGTGGTCACCAAGCACGAGGCCGCGCGCAAGCTGCTCGCCGACCCGCGCCTGTCCTCCGACCGCGCCGACGTCAACTTCCCCGCCACCTCACCGCGCTTCGAGATCGCCCGGGAGAACCGTCCGGCGTTCATCGCCATGGATCCGCCCGAGCACGGCGTCGCGCGACGGATGACGATCAGCGAGTTCACCGTCAAGCGGATCAAGGGCATGCGCCCCGAGGTCGAGGAGATCGTGCACGGCTTCCTCGACGAGATGCTCGCCTCCGGCTCGCCCGCCGATCTCGTCGGCCGGTTCGCGCTGCCGGTGCCGTCCATGGTGATCTGCCGGCTGCTCGGCGTGCCCTATGCCGACCACGACTTCTTCCAGGACGCGAGCAGGCGCCTGGTGCAGGCCACGGACGTGGCGAGCGCCTCTGCGGCGCGCGACGACCTCAGGCACTACATGGACGGACTCATCACCGCCTTCCAGGCCGAGCCCGGTACGGGACTCGTGGGCAGCCTGGTCGCCGAGCAACTCGCCAACGGCGAGATCGACCGCGAGGAACTGATCTCCACCGCACTGCTGCTGCTCGTCGCCGGCCACGAGACCACCGCCTCGATGACCTCGCTCGGCGTGATCACCCTGCTGGAACACCCCGAGCAGTTCGCGGCCCTGCGGGACGATCGCCGCCTCGTGCCCGGTGCGGTCGAGGAACTGCTCCGCCTCCTGGCCATCGCGGACATCGCCGGTGGCCGGGTCGCCACCGCCGACATCGAGATCGAGGGCCGGCTCATCCGGGCCGGCGAGGGCGTGATCGTCGTCAACTCCATAGCCAACCGGGACGGCACGGTGTACGAGGACCCGGACGCCTTCGACGTCCGCCGCTCCGCGCGCCACCACCTGGCCTTCGGTTTCGGCGTGCACCAGTGCCTGGGGCAGAACCTCGCCCGCCTGGAGCTGGAGGTGATCCTCAACGCGCTGATGGACCGGGTGCCGACGCTTCGACTCGTCACTCCTGCGGACCAGTTGAAGCTGCGGCCGGGCACCACGATCCAGGGCGTCAACGAGCTCCTGGTCACCTGGTGA
- a CDS encoding helix-turn-helix domain-containing protein has product MSEDDRPAHLARLGLSETEATTYLAMLDTGPTTVTALARRLGVAPADAERALARLIHLGLAASHGPDRSGIAPIEPSIGLGRLTSTRTAELQQAHLVAMDAYRTYRRQVHPQATDDLVEVVTGPQIVERILQVEDAAASEVLRFDAPPWHTGGTPNPTEIRNLERGVCYRIVYSKSAVENSDYYARNIRPCITAGEQARVLQSLPVKLGIFDQRLAIVSMTFGDAEVNDSMLLVRPSSLLRALTGLFETSWRSAYPLHFGERVPPALRPIQRRILELLGSGVTDETIAELLGISRRTLSRQLEQLNRAADATTRFQLALYAARKGWV; this is encoded by the coding sequence ATGAGCGAAGACGACCGGCCGGCCCACCTCGCCCGGCTCGGCCTCTCCGAGACCGAGGCCACCACCTATCTGGCCATGCTGGACACCGGCCCCACCACCGTCACCGCGCTGGCCCGCCGGCTGGGCGTGGCGCCCGCCGACGCCGAACGTGCCCTCGCCCGGCTCATCCATCTGGGCCTGGCCGCCAGTCACGGTCCCGATCGCTCCGGCATCGCGCCGATCGAACCGTCCATCGGCCTGGGCCGCCTGACCAGCACCCGTACCGCGGAACTGCAACAGGCCCATCTGGTGGCCATGGACGCCTACCGCACCTACCGTCGCCAGGTGCACCCGCAGGCCACCGACGACCTCGTCGAGGTGGTCACCGGACCGCAGATCGTGGAGCGCATCCTCCAGGTCGAGGACGCCGCGGCGTCCGAGGTGCTGCGCTTCGACGCCCCGCCGTGGCACACCGGCGGCACCCCCAACCCCACCGAGATCCGCAACCTGGAGCGCGGTGTGTGCTATCGCATCGTCTACTCCAAGTCCGCGGTGGAGAACAGCGATTACTACGCGCGCAACATCAGACCCTGCATCACGGCCGGCGAGCAGGCCCGGGTGCTGCAGTCCCTGCCGGTGAAACTGGGCATCTTCGACCAGCGACTGGCGATCGTCTCGATGACGTTCGGCGACGCCGAGGTGAACGACTCGATGCTGCTGGTCCGCCCGTCCAGTCTGCTGCGCGCGCTCACCGGCCTGTTCGAGACGTCCTGGCGGTCGGCCTATCCGCTGCACTTCGGCGAGCGGGTGCCGCCCGCGCTGCGCCCGATACAGCGCCGCATCCTTGAACTGCTCGGCAGCGGTGTCACCGACGAGACCATCGCCGAACTGCTGGGCATCAGCCGCCGCACCCTCTCCCGTCAGCTGGAGCAGCTCAACCGGGCCGCCGACGCCACCACCCGCTTCCAACTCGCCCTGTACGCCGCGCGGAAGGGGTGGGTCTGA